The Candidatus Mycolicibacterium alkanivorans genome contains a region encoding:
- a CDS encoding DUF72 domain-containing protein — protein MLSTDQRSALPDRELQRLIGQWSRVRIGTSGWSYDHWDGVLYRPGLPAAKRLARYVEVFDTVELNASFYRWPRDVTFEGWRTRLPEGFTMSVKVHRGLSHFRRLSSPEPWADRIERCQRALGDKREAVLVQLHPDLQRDDARLDHFLSVVPDWIRVAVEMRHPSWHDPHVYEVLERHRAAYVVTSGPGMGCNLCATTDFVYVRMHGPDTAAIYAGCYTGEDLRWWADRVREWQDQGRRVLVYFNNDGSGHAVRNALDLRDLLA, from the coding sequence ATGCTGAGTACCGACCAGCGTTCGGCGCTCCCCGACCGTGAACTACAGCGGCTCATCGGCCAGTGGAGCAGGGTCCGGATCGGCACCTCGGGGTGGTCTTATGACCATTGGGACGGCGTGCTGTACCGCCCGGGTCTTCCGGCGGCCAAACGGCTGGCCCGCTATGTGGAGGTCTTCGACACCGTCGAGCTCAACGCCAGCTTCTACCGCTGGCCGCGCGACGTCACCTTCGAAGGCTGGCGCACCCGGCTGCCGGAGGGTTTCACGATGTCGGTCAAGGTCCATCGCGGCCTGAGCCACTTTCGCCGGCTGTCATCGCCGGAGCCGTGGGCCGACCGTATCGAGCGCTGCCAGCGCGCGCTCGGCGACAAGCGCGAAGCCGTACTGGTCCAGCTGCATCCGGACCTGCAGCGCGACGACGCCCGCCTCGATCACTTCCTCAGCGTGGTACCCGACTGGATCCGCGTTGCGGTCGAGATGCGCCACCCGTCGTGGCATGATCCGCACGTCTACGAGGTACTCGAGCGCCACCGCGCTGCCTACGTGGTGACCAGCGGCCCCGGCATGGGCTGTAACCTCTGTGCCACAACGGATTTCGTCTACGTTCGGATGCACGGGCCGGATACGGCTGCGATCTACGCGGGCTGCTACACTGGCGAGGACCTGCGGTGGTGGGCCGACCGGGTCCGGGAGTGGCAGGACCAGGGTCGGCGGGTGCTGGTGTATTTCAACAACGACGGCAGCGGCCATGCGGTACGCAACGCACTGGACCTGCGCGACCTGCTGGCGTGA
- a CDS encoding esterase family protein, producing the protein MKIVEMMRGTRLRRLAAAFVAALFLPGLIGVVGGSATAAAFSKPGLPVLYLDVPSASMGRNIRIQFQGGGPHAVFLLDGLRAQDDYSGWDINTPAFEWFYNSGLSAVMPVGGQSSFYTDWYQPSQGNGQNYTYKWETFMNQELPAYLAANYGINPNGNAVVGISMAGSAGLTYSIYYPQKYIYAASLSGFLNPSEGWWPMLIGLAMNDAGGFNAQSMWGPSSDPAWRRNDPMININQLVANNTRIWIYCGTGTPSELDTSGGGGNLMAAQFLEGFTLRTNKTFMGNYLAAGGRNGVFNFPANGTHSWGYWGQQLQSMIPDLQRVLGATPTAG; encoded by the coding sequence ATGAAGATCGTCGAGATGATGCGAGGCACTCGGTTGCGCCGCCTGGCCGCAGCCTTCGTGGCCGCACTCTTCCTGCCCGGCCTGATCGGCGTTGTCGGCGGTTCGGCGACAGCGGCCGCCTTCTCCAAGCCCGGCCTCCCCGTGCTCTACCTGGATGTCCCGTCGGCGTCGATGGGCCGCAACATCCGTATCCAGTTCCAGGGCGGCGGACCGCATGCGGTCTTCTTGCTGGACGGCCTTCGCGCCCAGGACGACTACAGCGGCTGGGACATCAACACCCCGGCCTTCGAGTGGTTCTACAACTCGGGTCTGTCGGCAGTCATGCCCGTCGGTGGGCAGTCCAGCTTCTACACCGACTGGTATCAGCCGTCGCAGGGCAACGGCCAGAACTACACCTACAAGTGGGAAACGTTCATGAACCAGGAGCTGCCGGCCTACCTGGCAGCCAACTACGGCATCAATCCGAACGGCAACGCGGTCGTCGGTATCTCGATGGCCGGCAGCGCGGGATTGACCTACTCGATCTACTACCCGCAGAAGTACATCTACGCCGCATCGCTGTCGGGCTTCCTCAACCCCTCCGAGGGCTGGTGGCCGATGCTGATCGGTCTGGCGATGAACGATGCGGGCGGATTCAACGCGCAGAGCATGTGGGGCCCCTCGTCCGACCCGGCATGGCGGCGCAACGACCCGATGATCAACATCAACCAGTTGGTCGCCAACAACACCCGGATCTGGATCTACTGCGGCACCGGTACGCCGTCGGAGCTGGACACCTCCGGTGGTGGCGGCAACCTGATGGCCGCCCAGTTCCTGGAGGGCTTCACCCTGCGGACCAACAAGACCTTCATGGGCAACTACCTGGCGGCCGGCGGACGCAACGGCGTCTTCAACTTCCCGGCCAACGGCACCCACAGCTGGGGCTACTGGGGACAGCAGCTTCAGTCGATGATCCCGGATCTGCAGCGGGTTCTGGGGGCCACCCCGACCGCGGGCTGA
- a CDS encoding alpha-amylase family protein encodes MSAPAWVKHAIWWHIYPLGFVGAFPTQDPPGPRERRLGRIVDWLDHAVELGTSGIALGPIFASRTHGYDTTDHYRIDPRLGEDTDFDRLVEEVHKRGLRVLLDGVFNHVGTDFERYRQAVDGDAGAAAWFRGRQGRFHTFEGHRELITLNHASPVVADYVVDVMRHWLDRGADGWRLDAAYAVPEAFWAQVLPRVRQDHPEAWFVAEVIHGDYVGFVEGSGVDSVTQYELWKAVWSSLNDGNFHELDWALQRHNGFLSRFAPQTFVGNHDVTRIASRLDRSEHLAHALVLLFTTGGVPTVYAGDELGYRGVKEERVGGDDAVRPEFGSPPASLDDTGREVLTLHQYLIGLRRRNPWLHEATTTALHLQNKGYAYRTAHGDDALIVALNIDEEPMPLPIAELTGSRARLIGGTAAPPDDVVDEVVVPAQGWLVLRPE; translated from the coding sequence GTGAGCGCGCCGGCGTGGGTGAAACACGCGATCTGGTGGCACATCTATCCGCTGGGCTTCGTCGGCGCCTTCCCCACCCAGGACCCCCCCGGGCCCCGCGAGCGCCGGTTGGGTCGCATCGTCGACTGGCTCGACCACGCCGTGGAACTCGGCACGTCGGGCATTGCGCTGGGGCCCATCTTCGCATCGCGAACCCACGGCTACGACACCACCGACCACTACCGGATCGACCCGCGCCTGGGTGAGGACACCGACTTCGACCGGCTGGTCGAGGAAGTCCACAAGCGCGGACTGCGAGTGCTGCTCGACGGTGTGTTCAACCACGTCGGAACGGATTTCGAACGCTACCGGCAGGCGGTGGACGGCGACGCCGGCGCCGCGGCCTGGTTCCGCGGCCGCCAGGGCCGGTTCCACACGTTCGAAGGCCACCGGGAGCTCATCACGCTCAACCACGCCAGCCCGGTGGTCGCCGACTACGTTGTGGACGTCATGAGGCACTGGCTTGACCGCGGCGCCGACGGCTGGCGGCTCGACGCCGCTTACGCGGTGCCCGAAGCGTTTTGGGCCCAGGTGCTGCCGCGGGTCCGTCAGGACCATCCCGAAGCGTGGTTCGTCGCCGAAGTCATCCACGGTGACTACGTCGGGTTCGTCGAGGGATCCGGCGTCGACTCGGTGACCCAGTACGAGTTGTGGAAGGCGGTGTGGAGCAGCCTCAACGACGGCAACTTCCACGAGCTGGACTGGGCACTGCAGCGCCACAACGGCTTCCTGAGCCGGTTCGCACCGCAGACCTTCGTCGGCAATCACGACGTCACCCGCATCGCCAGCCGGCTGGACCGCTCCGAGCATCTGGCCCACGCCCTGGTGTTGCTGTTCACCACCGGCGGGGTTCCGACCGTCTACGCCGGCGACGAACTCGGCTATCGCGGGGTCAAGGAGGAACGGGTCGGCGGCGACGACGCGGTGCGCCCCGAATTCGGCTCGCCCCCAGCATCTCTCGACGACACCGGTCGCGAAGTGCTCACCCTGCACCAGTATCTGATCGGGCTGCGCCGCAGGAACCCCTGGCTGCACGAGGCGACGACCACCGCGTTGCACCTGCAGAACAAGGGCTACGCCTACCGGACGGCACACGGTGACGATGCCTTGATCGTCGCCCTCAACATCGACGAAGAGCCGATGCCGCTGCCCATCGCCGAACTGACCGGAAGCCGCGCCCGGCTCATCGGCGGTACCGCGGCCCCGCCCGACGATGTCGTCGACGAGGTGGTCGTGCCCGCGCAGGGCTGGCTGGTGCTGCGGCCGGAGTGA
- a CDS encoding tetratricopeptide repeat protein has product MAVPLGDTEPYYDLGDYHRPVDTPSPQAQLWFDRGLVWAYAFNHEEAIRCFERALALDPGLALARWGIAYAIGPNYNKAWDAFDPVDLAASLARARRELQLAADGRAGAVERGLIAALATRFPADDPEDSDALAAGHSAYADAMAELAEAYPDDVDVLALAADALVNVTAWALWNTATGEPAPGSRVVQAKRYLDHALSTDVGRRHPGVLHLYIHAMEMSAHPEEALPAADLLRGLVPDAGHLEHMPSHVDVLCGEYRSSVLANQSAVRADRRFVEHEGPLNFYSLYRAHDLHFVVYSAMFAGQSQIALQAAGKLAGQLTAELLSISSPPMADWLEAFAPLRVHVLIRFGRWDELIAEPLPDDTDLYCSTTATIHYGRGVAHAAKGQVAQAAAEREAFTEAYARIPESRYLFNNTSRDILAVGAAMLDGEISYREGNFEQAYAHLRRAIALDDALPYDEPWGWMQPTRHAYGALLLEQNHVEEAARVYAADLGLDPTLSRPCQHPNNVWSLHGYHECLQRLGRTEEAVIIGRQLELAKARADVPILASCACRLEVFAKDCCH; this is encoded by the coding sequence ATGGCGGTTCCGCTCGGCGACACCGAGCCGTATTACGACCTCGGCGACTACCACCGGCCCGTCGACACGCCGTCGCCCCAGGCGCAGCTGTGGTTCGACCGGGGACTGGTGTGGGCGTACGCGTTCAACCACGAGGAGGCGATCCGCTGCTTCGAGCGGGCGCTCGCCCTGGATCCCGGGCTGGCGCTGGCCCGCTGGGGCATCGCCTATGCCATCGGGCCCAACTACAACAAGGCTTGGGACGCGTTCGACCCAGTCGACCTCGCGGCCTCGTTGGCGCGTGCCCGCAGGGAGTTGCAGCTGGCCGCCGACGGCCGCGCCGGCGCTGTCGAACGCGGCCTGATCGCGGCACTGGCCACCCGCTTTCCCGCCGACGACCCCGAGGACTCCGACGCTCTGGCGGCCGGCCACAGCGCCTATGCCGACGCGATGGCCGAGCTGGCCGAGGCCTACCCCGACGACGTCGACGTCCTGGCGCTGGCCGCCGACGCGTTGGTCAACGTCACCGCATGGGCGTTGTGGAACACCGCGACCGGTGAGCCAGCACCGGGGTCCCGGGTGGTGCAGGCCAAGCGGTACCTGGACCACGCGCTGAGCACCGACGTCGGGCGCCGCCATCCCGGCGTGCTGCACCTCTACATCCACGCCATGGAGATGTCGGCGCACCCGGAGGAGGCGCTGCCCGCCGCCGATCTCCTGCGCGGACTGGTCCCCGACGCCGGGCACCTGGAGCACATGCCCTCGCACGTCGACGTGCTGTGCGGCGAGTACCGGTCGTCGGTGTTGGCCAACCAGTCCGCGGTGCGCGCCGATCGGAGGTTCGTCGAACACGAAGGGCCACTGAACTTCTACTCGCTCTACCGCGCCCACGACCTGCACTTCGTGGTCTATTCGGCGATGTTCGCCGGACAGTCGCAGATCGCCCTGCAGGCCGCCGGCAAACTGGCCGGCCAGCTCACTGCAGAACTGCTGTCCATCTCCTCACCGCCGATGGCCGACTGGCTGGAGGCCTTCGCCCCGTTGCGGGTGCACGTGTTGATCCGGTTCGGCCGCTGGGACGAGCTGATCGCAGAACCCCTGCCGGACGACACCGACTTGTACTGCAGCACAACAGCAACCATTCATTACGGCCGGGGTGTTGCGCATGCCGCCAAGGGGCAGGTTGCCCAGGCTGCCGCCGAGCGGGAGGCGTTCACCGAGGCCTACGCCCGCATCCCCGAGTCGCGGTACCTGTTCAACAACACCAGCCGCGACATCCTCGCCGTCGGTGCGGCCATGCTCGACGGCGAGATCAGCTACCGCGAAGGCAACTTCGAACAGGCCTACGCCCATCTGCGGCGCGCGATCGCGCTCGACGACGCGCTGCCCTACGACGAGCCGTGGGGCTGGATGCAGCCCACCCGGCACGCCTATGGCGCACTGCTGCTCGAGCAGAACCACGTAGAGGAGGCGGCCCGAGTCTATGCCGCCGACCTCGGCCTTGACCCGACGTTGAGCCGACCGTGCCAGCACCCGAACAACGTGTGGAGTCTGCACGGCTACCACGAATGCCTGCAGCGGCTGGGCCGCACCGAGGAGGCCGTCATCATCGGCCGGCAACTGGAGTTGGCCAAGGCACGCGCCGACGTTCCGATCCTGGCCTCGTGCGCGTGCCGGCTGGAGGTGTTCGCGAAGGACTGCTGCCACTGA
- a CDS encoding arylsulfatase: MAKSSKNTTNSAPAAARAGVRRDVLPIPDVQHVGLTTYDAKDPNTSYPPINTLRPPSGAPNVLIVLIDDVGFAASSAFGGPCDTPVAERLAGEGVKLSRFHTTALCSPTRQALLTGRNHHSVGMGAITEMATSAPGNSSVRPKDKAPIAETLRLNGYSTAQFGKCHEVPVWEVSPVGPFHQWPTGSGFEYFYGFIGGEANQYYPGLFEGTTPVEPPRTPQEGYTLTQDLADHAVTWVRQQKALMPDKPFFMYFAPGATHAPHQVPPEWSDKYRGKFDEGWDVLRQKIFDRQKKLGVIPQDAELTRRHDEIPAWDDMSDDLKPVLARQMEIYAGFLEQTDHEIGRVIDALEDLGALEDTLVYYIIGDNGASAEGTPQGCFNEMTVLNGMAGIETTEFLVSKVDDFGTPDAYNHYAVGWAHALCTPYQWTKQVASHWGGTRNGTIVHWPAGLSDKGTLRSQFHHVIDVAPTILEAAGIPAPLAVNGIAQAPLEGVSMLGTLRDPQAPESHLVQYFEIMGNRGIYHNGWTAATKHRTPWKADTPPPFDDDVWELYGPDDWTQALNLVSENPEKLAELQRLWLIEAVKYDVVPLDDRSYERINPDIAGRPQLIRGNSQLLFSGMRVSESCVVNIKNKSHQVTANLAVPAGGANGVIVTQGGQVGGWALYVHDGRLKYCYNFFGIQHFIIAADPPLPPGRHQVRMEFAYDGGGLAKGGTVTLYHDGAAVGSGRVEITIPMGFSADEACDVGRDTGSPASPDYGPADNEFTGTIEWVQIDIGDDSHDHLITPHDRLKLAMGKQ; this comes from the coding sequence ATGGCGAAGTCGTCCAAGAACACCACCAACTCCGCGCCGGCAGCCGCCCGGGCTGGCGTGCGCCGTGACGTGCTGCCCATCCCGGACGTGCAGCACGTGGGGCTGACCACCTACGACGCCAAGGATCCCAACACCAGCTATCCGCCGATCAACACGTTGCGCCCGCCTTCGGGCGCCCCCAACGTCCTGATCGTGCTCATCGACGATGTCGGCTTCGCGGCCTCGTCGGCGTTCGGCGGACCGTGCGATACCCCGGTCGCCGAACGCCTCGCCGGAGAAGGTGTGAAGCTCAGCCGCTTCCACACCACCGCGCTGTGCTCGCCCACCCGCCAGGCGCTGCTCACCGGGCGCAACCACCACTCGGTCGGGATGGGTGCGATCACCGAGATGGCGACGTCGGCACCGGGCAACAGCAGCGTCCGGCCCAAGGACAAGGCGCCCATTGCCGAGACGCTTCGGCTCAACGGTTATTCGACGGCGCAGTTCGGTAAGTGTCACGAGGTGCCGGTCTGGGAGGTCTCGCCCGTCGGACCGTTCCACCAGTGGCCCACCGGCTCGGGCTTCGAGTACTTCTACGGATTCATCGGCGGTGAGGCCAACCAGTACTACCCCGGCCTGTTCGAGGGCACCACGCCGGTCGAACCGCCCCGCACACCTCAAGAGGGCTACACGCTGACCCAGGACCTTGCCGACCACGCCGTCACCTGGGTGCGTCAGCAGAAGGCGCTGATGCCTGACAAGCCGTTCTTCATGTACTTCGCGCCGGGTGCCACCCACGCCCCGCACCAGGTGCCCCCGGAGTGGTCGGACAAGTACCGCGGCAAGTTCGACGAGGGCTGGGATGTATTGCGGCAGAAGATCTTCGACCGGCAGAAGAAGCTGGGGGTGATCCCGCAGGATGCCGAACTCACCCGTCGCCACGACGAGATCCCCGCGTGGGACGACATGTCCGATGACCTCAAGCCGGTGCTGGCTCGGCAGATGGAGATCTACGCCGGGTTCTTGGAGCAGACCGACCATGAGATCGGCCGGGTCATCGACGCCCTCGAGGACCTCGGCGCGCTCGAAGACACCTTGGTCTACTACATCATCGGCGACAACGGCGCCTCCGCGGAAGGCACGCCGCAGGGCTGCTTCAACGAGATGACGGTGCTCAACGGGATGGCGGGCATCGAGACCACCGAATTCCTGGTCTCCAAGGTCGACGACTTCGGCACCCCGGACGCTTACAACCACTACGCGGTCGGCTGGGCACACGCGCTGTGCACGCCCTACCAGTGGACCAAGCAGGTGGCCTCACACTGGGGTGGCACACGGAACGGAACGATCGTGCACTGGCCCGCCGGCCTGTCCGACAAGGGCACCTTGCGCAGCCAGTTCCATCACGTCATCGACGTGGCGCCGACCATCCTGGAAGCGGCGGGCATCCCGGCACCGTTGGCCGTCAACGGGATTGCGCAGGCGCCGCTGGAAGGTGTGAGCATGCTGGGAACCCTGCGCGACCCCCAGGCACCGGAGAGCCACCTCGTGCAGTATTTCGAGATCATGGGCAACCGCGGCATCTACCACAACGGCTGGACCGCGGCCACCAAGCACCGCACGCCGTGGAAGGCCGACACGCCCCCTCCATTCGACGATGACGTCTGGGAGCTCTACGGTCCCGACGACTGGACTCAGGCCCTCAACCTGGTATCCGAAAATCCGGAGAAACTGGCTGAGCTGCAACGACTTTGGCTCATCGAGGCGGTCAAGTACGACGTGGTGCCGCTCGACGACCGCTCCTACGAGCGAATCAACCCCGACATCGCCGGGCGCCCGCAGCTCATTCGCGGCAACAGCCAGCTGCTGTTCTCCGGTATGCGGGTCAGCGAGAGCTGCGTGGTGAACATCAAGAACAAGTCGCATCAGGTGACCGCGAACCTCGCGGTCCCAGCCGGCGGGGCGAACGGCGTCATCGTCACCCAGGGCGGTCAGGTGGGGGGCTGGGCCCTCTACGTGCACGACGGACGCCTGAAGTACTGCTACAACTTCTTCGGCATCCAGCACTTCATCATCGCCGCCGACCCGCCACTGCCACCGGGCAGGCATCAGGTGCGGATGGAATTCGCTTATGACGGAGGCGGATTGGCCAAGGGCGGCACCGTCACCCTGTATCACGACGGTGCGGCCGTCGGGTCGGGACGGGTGGAGATCACGATCCCGATGGGCTTCTCCGCGGATGAGGCCTGCGACGTCGGGCGTGACACCGGGTCGCCGGCATCGCCGGATTACGGGCCGGCCGACAACGAGTTCACCGGCACCATCGAGTGGGTGCAGATCGACATCGGCGACGACAGCCACGACCACCTGATCACGCCGCACGACCGACTCAAGCTTGCGATGGGCAAGCAGTGA
- a CDS encoding dienelactone hydrolase family protein yields MTPLQRYIAEEIATDHVDGLLSRREAMRRLALLGVGGAAASALIAACGANRPPPAASSASSSPSPTASTAPPPAMATAPPTTPANWAGPRGTLLGSWAPAATPRGAVLVIHENKGLNDWVRSVAGRLAGVGYSALAIDLLSEEGGTATFADPAAATAALGSIAPDRFIADLRSGLDELQRRVPGHKVATVGFCFGGGLVWRLLASGEPRLSAAVPFYGPLPDNPDFAGSKNAAVLGFYGALDQRVTSSEPAARAALDRAGLVNELVVEPNADHAFFNDTGPRYNAAAAADAWGRLQDWFTRYLA; encoded by the coding sequence GTGACACCGCTGCAGCGCTACATCGCAGAAGAGATCGCCACCGATCACGTCGACGGACTGCTCAGCCGCCGCGAGGCAATGCGCCGGCTGGCACTGCTGGGAGTGGGCGGGGCCGCGGCCTCCGCATTGATCGCCGCATGCGGCGCGAACAGACCGCCGCCCGCCGCCTCGTCGGCATCGTCGTCGCCATCGCCGACTGCGTCCACGGCGCCGCCACCGGCGATGGCGACCGCACCGCCGACGACACCGGCCAATTGGGCGGGTCCACGCGGCACGCTGCTGGGCAGCTGGGCACCGGCCGCCACGCCGCGCGGCGCGGTGCTGGTGATCCACGAGAACAAGGGACTCAACGACTGGGTTCGATCGGTGGCCGGGCGGCTTGCCGGTGTGGGCTACTCGGCGCTCGCGATCGACCTGCTCTCCGAGGAGGGCGGCACCGCGACTTTCGCCGACCCCGCCGCCGCGACCGCCGCGCTGGGCAGCATCGCACCGGACCGCTTCATCGCCGACCTCAGATCAGGTCTTGACGAACTGCAGCGCCGAGTGCCAGGCCACAAGGTGGCGACGGTCGGATTCTGTTTCGGCGGGGGACTGGTGTGGCGGTTGTTGGCCTCCGGCGAGCCGCGACTGTCGGCGGCCGTGCCATTCTACGGCCCGCTGCCGGACAACCCGGACTTCGCCGGATCGAAGAACGCAGCGGTGCTGGGATTCTACGGCGCTCTCGATCAGCGGGTCACCTCCTCGGAGCCGGCGGCCAGAGCCGCACTGGACCGCGCCGGGCTGGTCAACGAGCTCGTCGTGGAACCGAACGCCGATCACGCGTTCTTCAACGACACCGGCCCGCGGTACAACGCGGCGGCCGCCGCCGACGCGTGGGGGCGCCTCCAGGACTGGTTCACCCGTTACCTGGCGTAG